The Epinephelus fuscoguttatus linkage group LG19, E.fuscoguttatus.final_Chr_v1 genome contains the following window.
gttttttttacaccatCCTTCTTAGTGGGGGTCATTTTgttactctttgtagttgttttgtgtctctttgctgtcgttttctgcctctttgtggtggttttgcgtctctgtggtcattttgagtctttttgtagtcgttttgtgtctctttgtagttgttttctgtctctttgtggtcgttttgcatctgtatggtcattttgagtctctttgtagttttgtgtatctttgtggttgtctctttatggttgttttaagtctctgtggttgttttgtgtctctttgtagttgttttatctctttatagttgttttttgtctctttgtggtcattttctgtctctctgtggtggttttgcatctgtgtggtcattttgagtctctgtagttttgtgtatctttgtggttgtctctttgtagttcttttgagtctctgaggtcattttttgtATCTCTATGGTCAGCTTACATCTCATGGTTGGTTTGCGTCTCttcatagtcattttgtgtttctttgtggttgttttgcgtctctctgtagttcttttgagtctctgtgtttgttttgtaaatctTTGTGGCCAGCTTGCACCTCTTTGTGGTTtgtttgcgtctctttgtaatggttttgagtctctttgttgtcattttgaaactctctgtggtggttttgtgtctcgttttagttgttttgtgtctctttgtggtcagctagcatgtctttgtagttgttgtgtCCCTCTTTGTGATGGTTGTGTGTctcagtggttgttttgtatctctttgtagtcgttttgcatctctgtagtcattttgtgtcgattggtggttgttttgagtctctcaGGCcaatttgcatctctttgtagtggttttgagtgtctttgtagtcgtttgagtcactttgtagtcattttgcgtctctgccgttttttgcatctctctgtggccATTGTGCGTCTTTTtgcagctgtttgtgtctctttgcagctctTTTCGCCtttccttgtggtcattttatatCACCTTATTGTcagtcttgtgtctctttgtacttGTTCAGTTAACTTTCCACTAAGAAATGATAAAAGCCACTTCAAACAGAGGCTCTGGTCCAGAGGCCCCCTGACACCTTGGGTCTGTACCCAGTAGACCCATGGCTCAATAATCCATCTCTGCCTGGCACAGAAAAATAACAGAATGAAAAGTGATTCACTGTGGATTAAAGTTTCCCCAATAAAACTGACCGCTCTCACATGAATGAACCAGAATCACGCAGATTCAGCCATCGTGACAATGTACTCAAGGAATATTTTGCACTGTAACAGTTTTTCTATTAAGTGTGTTAAAAATAATGATTCCACTACACTGAGGAAGACCATAAACACTTGAACAGATGCTATAAAGACTTGCTGATGAAGCATTTATGAATGAAAAGTTCTCTCAGGATCTGTTAGATTGTGATATATATAACATTGATATCTTACAAACGTCAGTCAGGTTGGATCGGCGATTGCGGTCTGGAAATTTGCCTGAGATTTGTTGCACAATTCAAAGTCTAGTACGTAATTTGAGACAGTGTCTAAAGTTGGTCTAATCTGACGGTAACTAGCCTacctacagtacagtatataaCTACCTACAGACCTACATAAGAATGTGAGATATTGCACTTAGTCACAAAAcgttgttgtctttttttacaGCATGTGGAAATCTACTAAATTAAGTCACTGTCTGAGACACACAGTACAGTATGGCACTTAGTTGATCTCTAAGTTTGGAAACATGCAGATTCAATACACATGATCACTTTAACTGCAGCAGGGGGAAAGGGGGAGGAACGACTGGACCGTACTGgagctaaaaaaaagaaagaaaagtaaatagaaaaaaagaaacattccCCGTCCTGTTTGGTATGAAAGGGGATTCTGACACTTGaataaatggaaagaaaaagatgaagGTGCTGTACGTGAGTGCCTTCTGCACTATTTTTATCTAACACTGCTTTGTGGCAGAGTCACTCACTTGTTGATcctttcatctctttttttttttgttgtcaaaaCGGCAGTTAAATACTGCAAAgtggcctcctcctcctctacatttcctcctcttgttttctttttctctcatctGCTCTGATCTGAGGACACTGGATTTGCGAAAGTACGAAGCTGATGGCGAGAAAAGTGCAGATGAAGCTGGAATGTTAAGGAAGGAAAGGGAACGAGAGGAGGGAACAAAGAAggagaggccttttttttttttttttaaacaattattGAAAACTCAGCCCAGATCGACACATAAACGACTGCATGTGTAACATCACAGAAAGCAATTTGCTATCACTTTCCTCTCATCCATCTCCCAGCCTTCCTCTCCCACCATCAGGTCTACCCTCTCTAGTAAATGGGAACCTGGTATGTGGGTGCTGCGTTGTTCTCGGTGAATGGCGGGGACTGGTAGGTCTCTGTGGTCTCGGTGGTGCCGGCTCCTGGTGAATTGGATGGGTACGGCTGGGTGGGTGCGCCGCCGTCCATGTGCTCCGTGGTGAACAGAGTCATGTCTGTGCCGAGCAGATACTTCTGGACCGCACGCACTGTTAGACCGGCCTGCAGGGGGAAGAGAGGGAGCAAGAGATGGAAAAGATTAGGAGACAACAACGTCACAAGTCAAAGTAAGCCAGACTGAATCATGAAAGACCAGTTTTCACAGCCTGATATTAGTCAGACACGTTtaaaatagtttgttttataaCATGCAATTGCCACCACAAAAATAAAGTTAGCTTTGCTTGCTTCAAAGGAAAAGTTTGACAgggttagatgagaagattgataccactctcataaaATACAAGACAGCAGCCAACTGACACTTCGCAAGTCCCctggacacagactggccaatcatgggtccgacaacaacaatgcagctgtgctccattgactctaatgcagtcgtttcagatttccttcattttcaggctggttttgtggatttggagctaaatgttgtgcctggggcacgtcgtgtattaatgacactcgttacttggagaggttggaaaaagatatacgtttcttccctgttccaaaaccaaaatcaaaccctgaaaagtgtagggttagctagctagctactgaagatatagcctactgaatgtatacacatgctgcttttgctttttaatgattataacagtgaaacaaagaccgaccctgctgtacaggaaccagtgaagggaagcagggaaactttgctgatgttcaaccagctctgtgtcatcacatgaacggagatccctgcccgtccaggtgctggcagcagcagcacgggggtgaagccaaacacagttcatccacacacactgtgatgccacacagctggttcaatatcagcaaagtttccctttatattcattgtcttgtgtggcgatcagcagtgatgtggtggttcacttttacactgtgatctgtagcctatagttcggctttagcttctaactatctttgtctttctaacctgttgttgctgctgagtcagtttgacatcctggatatatccttcaaacacagactgtagacccctctgtctgcttctctctggaatcactctttcatttttccaatttCTAAATTTACTACCATCACAAGGGGGCAgtcaattagcttagcttagcatgaagactggacATAAGGGGAAATAGCTAGCATATTGTTGTTCTTCCACTTTTGATTTGAAGGTTCTGTacgtgacattcagagcatgtTTATGTCaacaaacaactatttgctatgtaacgATATAGTGGAGTATTTCTGTCACGAGCAGAGGATGAAGTCATGCTACCTCTCTCTGTGGTGCAATCGTGGCTTCTCTGTTTGTTGCTGCGGTAGACGATTGGTCCAAAAGTCAGTTAAAGTTGCCTGATGATGCAAGGCACTCATTTGCGTattggtgacatcatcacacattgATATGCAAATAGGATGATGGGAGCATTACTATATTGCTCAATAACATTCAACAGAAACATCggcaacaaaacatttgaatgaCATGCGCTTCCAATCCAGAGAGCAAACACGTCAGCGTAACCATAGAAACACACTACAACTGTACTCCCACTCCTACAGCGAGCGGtgactcctctcctcctgcctgtcACTCACCTTTTGAGTGCCTGCTTAGTGCTGCTGCGTAAaatgagagaagaggagagaaccTGCACTGTTGGCAGGAGACCCATATACTGTGATTACTCTGAGAATTATGTATGGGAATTGATCGcaatgtgatatatttatcaCTTCCTTCCTGATGGCCTTTGTAAGTCATTacgggtgctttcagaccttcAGGAcccattttgttacaaagttgtataattgcctagagttggttcgtgttctcacggcagcatttacaagcggaccagatcaaatgccttgtgtgagaaagctgctcttgattggtcagaatttccatgcgtgaaaaatccaggaagtaaagcaaacattgaagaagagtacacttgcaagataaatgtgacactttctaatgtcacaatggagggacaactacgcaggttgattttagtgctgctcatcgtggactatattgctgtcattgttcattttagtcaaaccatacagtttgaaaacgaggcgcggctccaactagaaaacaatgttttgatgcattggatgtgctgaatgtgcatattaaggcagtacaggaggaggtgcacattaataatcctccaggactgtaacatgctcatgtttaacccaaacaatgtgtcatgtgactgcagttggttcagattcaggttggaacacgttctcaccacaaacgaaccgcaccagagttcatgaaggtcttggtctggttgttttggtgcacacccaaGCGCTGCTAaaacgaactgcacttagggggcaaacaaacttgagttcgactGAAGTGatccaaacagggcaggtgtgaaagcactcttAGTTTATCGCTagtctatccatccattttctgtaactacTTCTAAGGGTTGTGGAGGGGCTGGAGctgatcccagctgacattgggcaagaggtggggttCACCCTGACatgttgccagactatcacatctaacctgcatgtctttgactgtgggaggaagccagagaacctTGAGAAGAGCTATGCTAATGCTAGGAGTATATGCAAACTCGAACTAGAAATAAAGTTGCTAAGAGGAAAAGTCGCTAAATCTAGTGAGAAAGACGTGAAGTTGGCAGCACTGGTgcatcccactggctagctaatagTCGGCactctgcactgcgctcatacagTGTTTAACATTATTGCTGATATCGCTGTACCAACTCACGGTGGCAGAACGCCCCTCCCACCCCTacattaacactgttagctctgtcagcactgttgccattgttttgGAAACCTTTTGAATGTACTTTACACATTATAGCTTGTGCGTTTCATTAGtataaaaactgaagtgtacAAATTACAATTTATGCCATTATTTCTTGGCTGGGAGAAGCAATTTCATTTGTCGCACACGATGTATTGCTGCTCCCGCGCTTTATTCCCACACCAAACAAATAAGCAACGTTTCGCCTCACGTAGGAGGCTTCATCAGGCTTACAGAGTAAAGGGCAGTCCCTCTTTTTATAGCATGTTCTCCAATAAGAGTGAGGCTATCTGGAGACCTACAAAATACATATAGGAATAATATTATTTCTCAATCAATCACAGATGCATTGTATCATGTTTTTCACAGATTCAATTAATACACTTATGAAAAAccatttataaaaagaaaaaatatatacatatgtattaTTTACAAAAATGGTCTAATATCAAAATCCAAATTCATCCCATGGGGTTGGAGCATCTTTAATTTATGGATCCAGAATATTTCCCTTTGTTGTAGTAGTCTGGTCCGATCCCCTTCGTGGATATTCTAATCTTTCAGTACCAATGTACCTCAGCATAGAGATACTATGGctcatttgtttaaaatgtgctgCTACTGGGTTTCTCATATCTCCTGTCCGGATATCACTTCTGTGTTCACTTATTCTAGTTTTAAGCGCTCTTGTCGTCATACCAACATAGGCTAGGGAACATGAGCATTTAATCATGTACACCACATGTGTTGTTTTACATGTAATCGTGCCCCTGATCTTAAACTTTTGTCCAGTAGTAGGATGGTAGAAAGAGTCACATTTATTGGTGAAGTTACATTGTGCACAGGCTCCACATTCATCTGATTTTATCACCATCGATCTGATGTTAGGTGCTCATTTGAAAACAACAGTAGGGGGTTCTTTGAAAGAGTCTTTCAAAAGGGGGTCACTCTCAATAATGTGCCAGTGACGGCGAatgatatttttaaattcatGCCCCATCGTTGAATatgttaaaaaacattttggtcctTTTTTCGGTTCAAgacattcctttttttttttgtttttttttgtttttttaaaaagatgtgtttttggacattttagcctttaattgataggacagacaagtgtgaaagggggagagagagagggagtgacatgcagcaaagggccacaggctggagtcgaacccaggccgctgcggcaacagccttgtacatggggcgcctgctctatccactaagccaccgacgccccaacgGTTCAAGACATTCCTCCTGTGTTTTATCTTCAAATCTCTCGGCTGCATCATCAATCCAATCTTGGGAATATCCCTTATTTTGGAAACGTTTTATCATCACCTCCTTTTGTTTCTGATATAGCTCATTTGAGCCACAAATACGTTTTAACCTACTGAATTGACTAATAGGTAAGCTCTTCTTGAGTGCCAGAGGGTGACAACTATTACCCCGCAACAATGTGTTGAGGTCTATGGGTTTTCTGTATAGATCTGTGACAagtttcctctcctgtttcatGACAGTTACATCCAAAAAGTTtacttcattttcattcatacaCATAGTGAATTTGAGATGTTCATTGGCCTCATTTAGGAGGTTCAGACATTGTATCATTTCACCTTTGTCACCCTCATAGATAAGAAAAATATCATCTAAAAATCCTGATTTCTTAAGTTTTCCCTTTGATGTCAGCACCGATTGAAATAAGTTGATTCGGAGGATGTGCATTCTTTATATTTGTTTCACTAGAAGCAATTTcattgcctgatatcagacagagcTGTCAACTCGTTACACTCATTCCCATCAATCAGTCAACTCAAACTCAGTAGAGTCTGGACCAGCTGATGTGTGCCCACCCATCAGGCAAACAGCCATTTAAATATATATGAGAGTGTGCTCACGTCCTCCTTTGTGGCCTGCCCATCTGCCTGATAGTGCACCCACCTCATTAGCTACCctcactgttgccattgttagcactgtttgcactgttagcactgttagctactagctgccagctcagccacctctgCATTGAGAGCTTTGggtttgttacctttggacagagccaggctagctgtttccccctgtttccagttttacgtgctaagctaagctaacctgctGCTAGCTGTAGCTTTGACAGACAGATATGAaagtggtatcagtcttctGACCTCActcttagccagaaagcgaataagggtatttcccaaaatgcagAAGTATTCCTTTGAGTGTAAATGTTtagacagtgatgatgatgccTCTAAACTCACAGACCTCTTAAACTACTGAAAGTATGAAAGCATAAAGTTATTGAGGACCATTCACCAGATGCTCAACCAATTTCTCACCACACTTTAGTCAGAAACAGGTCACTGCTACAAGTTTAGGTCATGGATGAATAATCAAAGGGGCCCAGCAGTCACTGGGGTTCAACTGGTCAGGCTGCCTCTAATCCACAGCCTGTGTTTGAAGTGTTATTAACCTTTCTCTTTGTAAAAGTCACATGGGCTCAGTCAGATTGCCCTGATCATGTTTAGCCACCTCGGCTCAATACAAACATATTGACATATATTAGAATATAACACAAATTCAGTGTGTCATAGTATTTTGTATCTGAGTAGAGGAGCTTTAGAGAGGAGACACACAgcctctctttgtctccagaGTGATAGAAGCTCTTTGAAGTCATGGTTGACCTGCCAGATGTGGTTGAAAAatatgaagaaagaaaaaagaatacagagggtgttttttttttttttgctgttagGTGGGAGGGGAGCTTTCATCTGCGCCCAGGAGCCCAGATCGTCTCATAATCTGTCTGTGGTTTAAGTGATATTGAACATTTATTCAAcagctgcgtgtgtgttttctgcattCCTGAAGTAAAAACCTAAAAAACAATGGTGCAAACACTTGTTCTGTAAGGTGCAGGAAAGGTTCACATTAATATTTCAGTGATGGAGAGCACCTGTCAGTCCTCTGTTAGTATTATAAAGGCTGATCCGCATTAACAATAACCCTCACTCAAGCAAGTGCTGACTGAGCATTTCCAGACCTTAAAAggcaacttcggtatttttcaacctggactctattttgccatgtttttgtgtctcagaCTAATGGGAGCAACTATTTTCTATATTAGTCCAGGACTGAGCTCGAGCGCTGCACCTGGGAATGGCTAAACAGGCTACAATGTAACCTCTACGTCCACTAaacgtgcttgtttttgccactgacaggctcggattgttattttaagtgtctggcaacattatagaaaggatccctacagagatagaccttttaaGTAAAAAGAGAGagtgtttttgtttaaccagaaacaaccCCAAAATCTTCAACACCAAAGCCACCACACTCCATTCAAATAAGgagtaattttagtgtgtatagaggcagcatatattcacatctaactgggtgaattaagggtttatttcaaccaaaccagagttgtttctgtcaactttgaatggagtgtgttttatgatgataaaattactatttatctaaatggagtctggtggctttggcaATGTCTAACTCAGGGTTGTgactggttaaacaaaaaaaatttctCTAACAGAAAGTTCTGTCTCTGTAGACATTAGGGATGAGCAAGTACACTATTATCTTTATCTatatctgttcaaccaactaaatGATCTGTATGCATATTTGTACTCAGACTGCGCAGAGTTTAAACCAGAAGGGATGgacttaaacaaaaaaatggcaGGGACCTAAGCAGAAATtgcctcctgagaccctgtgtcttCATACAAGGACGTCACATTTTGGTTTTGCTGCATCGTATAATttattctgcttaacttagacctcatgtccttgttcatggacattttttgtgctagtggtagtaagagcacaatacactaatacatgtaaaaacaagatggcagccatctctgccaagtcattctgcagccgatcccgacacaaaagtgcacaaggtccaaaacctgatatCAGATCTTATAGTTGAAACTTGTTTAGTTATGTTTTatgatgtttgtagtttgatatggcaacagaTTTGACTAtatttagcaacagtaacaagctaagatgctgttaatgaggaagtactcgtttgaggacattgggaatTGATTATCATCTTGTCGACGGACATTGGGACTTGATTGTTGCAGCATTTCACACAAGCCAATTAGGTGTTACAGACTGTTCGTACAGACAAAAAGGATATTCCTATCTTGGAGTGTAGAGCACAGAATTACAAAATGAACAAGGTTTTGGACAGCCATGTTCAGGCACTGAAACGAAATGCGTATTATTATCATACGTATCAGATCCCACTAATCTCCAATAGCTcggataaaataaaaatgcatagcAAACAAAAGCTTGGGGCTCAGGAGGTTAAGCCTGACTTTGATatgggttgatcagaagttgctataGTTACTTTTTTCTGGAAAACTATTTACAGGACAAAATCAGGATTGAGCTTTAGATCATTGACCACAACAGTAAGAGACAGAACACAGCTACCCAAATAAGGATGTTGTCAAATTTTACTCAAATGATACTAATGAAAGGACATTATCCATACCAGATACTTGTTTTATCCAAATACCTGGCCTTttccttttcataatgttgtcagaaactTAGGTTAATAAACTGAGCCTGGCAAATCAAGCACTTCTATTGGATGAACAGTGACAGTGCATATtcccccaagtggttacattgcagtctGTTTCACCACTACTGGCTGCAGCCCTCTGGCTCAATACTGGCCAAATTCAAAAGATGGTTGTCACAAAaatatgggaaaatagggtacaggttgaaaaatattaaGTTACACTATCCAGAAAAGGGTATGAAGGTAGGTAATTCcattaaaatagttttgtgtaacaatatgaacatttgtttcCATGTGTGCCTCTGTAGTTGCATGCTCTTACCCAGGTGATTatggagaagaaagagaaggcGATTGCAGCCCGGGCTGCGTCCGCCCCCTGGTTGAGTGGCAGCTTGTCAGGCGTGGTCCGAGACCACTGATTGGCCAGGAAGCAGAAACTTACAAAGTACAGAAAGGTCCAGAAACCTGCCAGAGAGAGACCAgcggaacaacagcaacactttaCTACAACAGAGAGGAAGGTAATTTCCAAGTTAACTTCCCACATCAAACACAGAAGCCAGCAGGTGTTGGTTTCTCAAATCTGGGCCGGCTGAAGCTCTTCTTTGTTCCttttagaaattaaaaatattcacGTCTCTATTACTTTTCATGTGAGTTAACAGGTTTCATTTCTCTTGATGTCTGGTTGTGCAAGACCACTTTCATCTGAAACAAAGAAGCAGGTCTCGTTgggctggttttttttttggtattttgggGAAACCCAGTCTCACTAAATACAAAACACCCAAGTGCAGATGTGTCTTGCACTTTCTGAGTCTTGGGAAGTcataagaaaacacatttatgtCAACTCTGTTTGATTGTACGTGTTAATAAGTCCTTCTCACCTGAGAAGCCGATCTCAAGCATTATAgccttctttctgtctttgacaGAGCTGATGGAGGAGAACTTGAAGTCGagcaggaagaagaaggagcacGCCAGCAGGCCCACCAGGCCCACGAACACACCGTAGTTGCACGCGTCTCCATTCTTATTGAAGACACAGTGGAGACGCTCGCTGCCCACGTTCACATAACCCTCGTTCACGATGGAGGCAAAGACCACCAGGGAAAATATCTGTGTGCGGAGATgcaagatgaagaggagggtaAAGATATTATCATTCAAATTTAATTCTCCCACTGGCTTCCTTTCTTTCCACACAAACATTGTTGCAGACTCACTGGAAACAGGACTGCAGCAGCACTACTCGAGAGCGCCTCTTTGAGCGTGCTCACACCAAAGGCATTAACCTCAtttcccctctttctccctGACTGACTGAAGAGGTGGATGCTTCACTTCCCCGCGAGAATCACATCGTCCTGAGGCGGTGCATATACCAGAACAGGAAGTGTGATAAAGACTGCTGTAGCTCGTgctatgtctttttttttttgtcttttattagtTGATCCCATTTTTATGAATAACAGCCTTCTTTAGGTCTGATCTGTAGATCTGTGTTTCCTCCTACCTCTGCTCTGGACTCGCATACTGACACTGATCAGCTGACTAACACTCGGTGGCAGAATAGGGccatgtgacacacacacaagcagaaatGCACTCACACTTGGGGGTG
Protein-coding sequences here:
- the syngr3a gene encoding synaptogyrin-3a isoform X2; the protein is MDGVGSFGAGRAGSTVDPITFAKQPTTILRVLCWIFSLVVFASIVNEGYVNVGSERLHCVFNKNGDACNYGVFVGLVGLLACSFFFLLDFKFSSISSVKDRKKAIMLEIGFSGFWTFLYFVSFCFLANQWSRTTPDKLPLNQGADAARAAIAFSFFSIITWAGLTVRAVQKYLLGTDMTLFTTEHMDGGAPTQPYPSNSPGAGTTETTETYQSPPFTENNAAPTYQCPQIRADERKRKQEEEM
- the syngr3a gene encoding synaptogyrin-3a isoform X1, producing the protein MDGVGSFGAGRAGSTVDPITFAKQPTTILRVLCWIFSLVVFASIVNEGYVNVGSERLHCVFNKNGDACNYGVFVGLVGLLACSFFFLLDFKFSSISSVKDRKKAIMLEIGFSGFWTFLYFVSFCFLANQWSRTTPDKLPLNQGADAARAAIAFSFFSIITWAGLTVRAVQKYLLGTDMTLFTTEHMDGGAPTQPYPSNSPGAGTTETTETYQSPPFTENNAAPTYQVPIY